The following proteins are encoded in a genomic region of Actinomadura sp. NAK00032:
- a CDS encoding replication initiator — MCRDCYDYPAAVLCNAHALELWRRLTLAVPRLITAELGITHKALREQARVSYARVIEYQRRGLIHFHAVVRLDGPDGPDQPPRAWVTSELLERTLRMAAAQVEVPAAHPDGTSPPLMLRWGRQLDTQAIQVAADLDGIADKHVAHYIAKYATKGAEDSGTVDRPIRYATQINSLKVPEHARRMIWTCFALADLPEYHDLRLRNWAHMLGYGGHFSSKSRRYSVTLTQLHQARADHTTQAARVAAGRPESDPNRTTVTTGQ; from the coding sequence ATCTGCCGTGACTGCTACGACTATCCGGCCGCCGTGCTGTGCAACGCCCATGCCCTGGAGTTGTGGCGTCGCCTGACTCTCGCCGTCCCGAGGCTGATCACCGCCGAGCTGGGCATCACCCACAAGGCCCTACGCGAGCAGGCCCGCGTGTCGTACGCCCGTGTCATCGAGTACCAGCGACGCGGGTTGATCCACTTCCATGCGGTGGTGCGCCTGGACGGACCGGACGGCCCCGACCAACCGCCGCGCGCATGGGTTACCTCCGAACTACTAGAGCGCACCCTCCGCATGGCCGCCGCACAGGTCGAGGTCCCAGCCGCGCACCCGGACGGGACAAGTCCGCCGCTCATGCTGCGCTGGGGACGCCAGCTCGACACCCAGGCCATCCAGGTGGCCGCCGACCTGGACGGCATCGCCGACAAGCACGTGGCCCACTACATCGCCAAGTACGCCACCAAGGGCGCCGAAGACTCCGGCACGGTAGACCGCCCCATCCGGTACGCGACACAGATCAACTCGTTGAAGGTGCCCGAGCACGCCCGCCGCATGATCTGGACGTGCTTCGCACTGGCCGACCTACCCGAGTACCACGACCTACGGCTACGCAACTGGGCTCACATGTTGGGGTACGGCGGGCACTTCTCCTCCAAGTCCCGCCGCTACTCGGTCACGCTCACCCAGCTACACCAGGCCCGCGCCGACCACACCACCCAAGCAGCCCGCGTGGCCGCAGGACGACCCGAATCCGACCCGAACCGCACCACGGTGACCACCGGGCAATGA
- a CDS encoding replication initiator, translating to MPDFDRWHQMIKSTGGCEQPVRLRGERITLDGETGELIESYSTADEPTGFLRKDAERGTSQTTRRQDSRSAVTATTIRPPCCATPMPWSCGVA from the coding sequence ATGCCGGACTTCGACCGCTGGCACCAGATGATCAAGTCCACCGGAGGGTGCGAGCAGCCGGTACGGCTACGCGGCGAGCGGATCACGCTGGACGGCGAGACCGGCGAGTTGATCGAGTCGTACTCGACCGCCGACGAACCGACCGGGTTCCTTCGGAAGGATGCCGAGCGCGGCACGAGCCAGACGACCCGCAGGCAGGACAGCCGATCTGCCGTGACTGCTACGACTATCCGGCCGCCGTGCTGTGCAACGCCCATGCCCTGGAGTTGTGGCGTCGCCTGA